In one window of Bradyrhizobium sp. AZCC 1721 DNA:
- a CDS encoding DUF2855 family protein yields MPSTDFVVARNDLQQCKTIETQLPDAAALPDETLLVKVTRFALTANNITYAVLGDHLKYWQLFPAPEGFGNVPVWGFGEVIASKHPGIAAGEILFGYFPMSTHLVIEAADVSKRALRDAAAHRQGVAPVYNAYARVSGDPSFAGRQGDYQALLRPLFMLSFLVDDFLAENEFYGAKGVVLSSASSKTAYGLAHLLHARDNGIKTIGLTSPGNTTFVKSLGCYDEVVTYEDVSSLPTNSAVAYVDMAGNTPLRATLHQHFGDQMKYSGIVGLTHRKSSPADSAQALPGAKPQFFFVPDYIRKRAKEWGPGGVDIRFGAAWSGFVPNLERWMKVTENHGPAAVQRAYLDTLNGRVPPDQGLILSLSE; encoded by the coding sequence ATGCCATCCACCGACTTCGTCGTCGCCCGCAACGATCTGCAGCAATGCAAGACCATCGAGACGCAACTGCCCGACGCGGCCGCGCTGCCTGACGAGACGCTACTGGTAAAGGTGACGCGCTTCGCCCTCACCGCCAACAACATCACTTATGCCGTGCTGGGCGATCATCTAAAATATTGGCAGTTGTTTCCGGCGCCCGAAGGTTTCGGCAACGTTCCGGTATGGGGATTTGGCGAGGTGATCGCCTCGAAGCATCCCGGCATTGCCGCAGGCGAAATACTGTTCGGCTACTTCCCGATGTCGACGCATCTCGTCATCGAGGCTGCCGACGTCTCCAAGCGAGCCTTACGCGATGCCGCCGCGCACCGGCAGGGCGTGGCGCCGGTCTATAATGCCTATGCGCGCGTCAGCGGCGATCCCTCCTTCGCAGGCAGGCAGGGCGACTATCAGGCGCTGCTGCGCCCCTTGTTCATGCTCTCGTTCCTGGTTGATGACTTTCTCGCCGAGAACGAGTTTTATGGCGCAAAAGGCGTAGTGCTGTCGTCGGCTTCCAGCAAGACCGCCTACGGGCTCGCGCACCTCCTGCATGCGAGAGACAACGGCATCAAGACGATCGGCTTGACCTCGCCGGGCAACACGACCTTCGTCAAATCGCTCGGCTGTTACGACGAGGTCGTGACCTATGAGGACGTAAGCTCGCTGCCGACGAACTCTGCGGTCGCCTATGTCGACATGGCCGGCAATACTCCATTACGTGCAACGCTGCACCAGCACTTCGGCGACCAAATGAAATACAGCGGAATCGTTGGGCTGACGCATCGCAAGTCGTCGCCCGCGGATTCGGCACAGGCACTACCCGGCGCCAAGCCGCAATTCTTCTTCGTGCCGGACTACATCCGCAAGCGCGCCAAGGAGTGGGGACCGGGCGGCGTCGACATCCGGTTCGGCGCCGCATGGTCTGGCTTCGTCCCGAACCTGGAACGTTGGATGAAGGTGACCGAGAACCATGGGCCCGCGGCGGTTCAACGCGCCTATCTCGACACCCTCAACGGCCGCGTGCCGCCGGATCAGGGGCTGATCCTGTCGCTCTCGGAATAG
- a CDS encoding acyl-CoA synthetase has product MTSIISGERQISYPDIHARITRAAAGFKALGVSGGVPVGMMLRNDFAFFEVSSAAAALGSPVVPINWHLKAEEVAYILADSGAKILVCHADLLPQISDGLPADVRLLVVATPPEIAAAFNVAPALTQVPDGMTDWDRWRDTHAPSQESPIGSAPMFYTSGTTGLPKGVRRKPMTPEQAAASARVGGIAYGVKPNEEQVILMNGPMYHSAPNSYGMLAFRSGCTIVLEPRFDPEDMLQLIERHRVTHMHMVPTMFVRLLRLPDDVKRRYDLSSLRFVVHGAAPCPPQVKCAMIGWWGPVINEYFGSTETGIPVWHSAEEALAKPGTVGRAIEGGVVKIFRPDGQPCGVGEPGEIFMRQMSVPDFDYHGKAEARAEAGRDGLVSVGDVGYLDADGYLFLCDRKRDMVISGGVNIYPAEIENALIGMDGVRDCAVFGVPDDEFGERLFACIEPEADAALSPAAVQEFLRGRLANFKVPKDIQFMDAMPREATGKIFKRKLRDLYAEGKLRAIG; this is encoded by the coding sequence TTGACATCGATCATCAGCGGCGAACGCCAGATCAGCTACCCTGACATCCACGCCCGCATCACGCGGGCGGCGGCGGGCTTCAAGGCGCTCGGCGTCAGCGGCGGCGTGCCCGTTGGCATGATGCTGCGCAACGATTTTGCGTTCTTCGAAGTCTCCAGCGCCGCCGCGGCGCTGGGCAGCCCAGTGGTGCCGATCAACTGGCATTTGAAGGCCGAGGAAGTCGCCTACATCCTCGCCGACAGCGGCGCCAAAATCCTGGTCTGCCATGCTGACCTGCTGCCGCAGATCAGCGATGGCCTGCCCGCCGACGTGCGGCTCCTGGTGGTGGCTACGCCGCCGGAAATCGCGGCCGCCTTCAACGTCGCGCCCGCACTGACGCAAGTCCCCGACGGTATGACCGACTGGGACCGTTGGCGCGACACGCATGCGCCCTCGCAGGAATCGCCGATCGGCAGCGCGCCGATGTTCTATACCTCGGGCACCACCGGGCTGCCGAAGGGCGTGCGCCGCAAGCCGATGACGCCGGAACAGGCTGCGGCTTCGGCGCGGGTCGGCGGCATCGCCTATGGCGTCAAACCGAACGAAGAGCAGGTCATCCTGATGAACGGGCCGATGTACCATTCGGCGCCGAACTCTTACGGCATGCTGGCATTCCGCAGCGGCTGCACAATCGTGCTCGAACCGCGCTTCGATCCCGAGGACATGCTGCAACTGATCGAGCGTCATCGTGTTACCCACATGCACATGGTGCCGACGATGTTCGTGCGCCTGCTGCGGCTGCCGGACGACGTCAAGCGCCGCTACGATCTGTCGTCGCTACGCTTCGTCGTGCATGGGGCGGCGCCCTGCCCGCCGCAGGTCAAGTGCGCCATGATCGGTTGGTGGGGACCGGTCATCAACGAATATTTCGGCTCGACCGAGACCGGCATCCCGGTGTGGCATTCGGCCGAAGAGGCGCTGGCAAAGCCCGGCACCGTCGGCCGCGCCATCGAAGGCGGTGTCGTGAAAATTTTCCGCCCCGACGGCCAGCCGTGTGGCGTTGGCGAGCCCGGCGAAATCTTCATGCGGCAAATGTCCGTGCCGGATTTCGACTATCACGGCAAGGCCGAGGCCCGCGCCGAGGCCGGCCGCGACGGCCTCGTCAGCGTCGGCGACGTCGGCTATCTCGACGCAGACGGCTATTTGTTCCTGTGCGACCGCAAGCGCGATATGGTGATCTCGGGCGGCGTCAACATCTATCCCGCCGAGATCGAGAACGCGCTGATCGGCATGGACGGCGTGCGCGACTGCGCGGTGTTCGGCGTTCCCGACGACGAATTCGGCGAGCGGCTTTTTGCGTGCATCGAGCCGGAAGCGGATGCGGCGCTGTCCCCGGCCGCCGTGCAGGAATTTTTGCGCGGACGTCTCGCCAATTTCAAGGTGCCCAAAGACATCCAGTTCATGGACGCCATGCCGCGCGAAGCCACCGGCAAGATTTTTAAGCGCAAGCTGCGCGATCTATATGCCGAGGGTAAGCTGCGGGCGATTGGGTGA
- a CDS encoding ABC transporter substrate-binding protein, translating to MRVSRPLVTIAFAVLATTAALAEGDKDEIRIGQTLPYSGPASGFGIIGRAQEAYFEKINAEGGINGRKIKFISLDDAYSPPKTVEQTRKLVEQEEVLLMFGSLGTATNNAVHRYLNGKKVPQLFVLSGATKWADPKNFRWTMPGMAAYQSEGVVYAKHILRTKPDAKIAILSQNDDFGRDYVAGFKRGLGDKAATMIVSEATYETSAPTISSQLATLKASGANVMFGVVLGKFTSQMIKGVAEINWKPELLFVPTSASSISFLEPAGLENAVGLISSSNVKDTLDAQWANDPGVKEYFAFMKQHLPNADLTNSNYAAGYHYANLMVKVLMACKGDLSRENIIKQAASLREVPLPLLLPGITVSTDADDYLPFQQLRLRRFDGKSWIGFDEILDDG from the coding sequence ATGAGGGTGTCGCGACCTTTAGTGACGATCGCATTCGCGGTGTTGGCAACTACTGCCGCTCTCGCCGAGGGCGACAAAGACGAGATCCGCATCGGCCAGACGCTGCCCTACAGCGGCCCGGCATCCGGCTTCGGCATCATCGGCCGGGCGCAGGAGGCCTATTTCGAGAAGATCAATGCCGAAGGCGGCATCAACGGCCGCAAGATCAAGTTCATCAGCCTCGACGACGCCTACTCGCCGCCCAAGACGGTCGAGCAGACCCGAAAACTCGTCGAACAGGAGGAAGTGCTGCTGATGTTCGGTTCGCTCGGGACCGCCACCAACAACGCGGTGCATCGCTACCTCAACGGCAAGAAGGTGCCGCAACTCTTCGTGCTCAGCGGCGCGACCAAATGGGCCGATCCGAAGAATTTCCGCTGGACCATGCCGGGAATGGCGGCCTACCAGTCCGAAGGCGTCGTCTATGCCAAGCATATCCTGCGGACCAAGCCTGACGCCAAAATCGCCATCCTTTCGCAAAACGACGATTTCGGCCGTGATTACGTCGCCGGCTTCAAGCGCGGCCTGGGAGACAAGGCCGCGACCATGATCGTGTCGGAAGCAACTTACGAAACCAGCGCGCCGACCATCAGCTCGCAACTTGCGACGCTGAAGGCCTCCGGCGCCAACGTGATGTTCGGCGTCGTGCTCGGCAAATTCACCTCGCAGATGATCAAGGGCGTGGCCGAGATCAACTGGAAGCCTGAGCTGTTGTTCGTGCCGACCTCAGCCTCATCGATCTCGTTCCTGGAACCGGCTGGCCTGGAGAACGCCGTCGGCCTGATCTCATCCAGCAACGTGAAGGACACGCTGGACGCGCAATGGGCCAATGACCCCGGCGTGAAGGAATATTTCGCCTTCATGAAGCAGCATCTGCCGAATGCGGATTTGACCAATTCGAACTACGCCGCCGGCTATCATTATGCCAACCTCATGGTGAAAGTTCTGATGGCCTGCAAGGGCGATCTCAGCCGCGAGAACATCATTAAACAGGCGGCGTCGCTGCGCGAGGTGCCGTTGCCGCTGTTGCTGCCGGGCATCACGGTATCGACCGATGCCGACGACTATCTGCCGTTCCAGCAATTGAGGCTGCGTCGCTTCGACGGCAAAAGCTGGATCGGCTTCGACGAAATTCTGGATGATGGCTAG
- a CDS encoding NAD(P)H-dependent flavin oxidoreductase, with amino-acid sequence MPLPASLANSLELPVVGSPLFIVSGPELVIAQCKAGIVGSFPALNARPVEKLDEWLSRIENELGEYKALHPEKKVAPYAVNQICHSSNDRLMKDMEACVKHQVPIIITSLRPPIEIVEAAHSYGGVVFHDVINVKHARKAAEHGVDGLILVCAGAGGHAGTLSPFALLREVKQWFKGTVLLSGAISDGWGIASALALGADMAYMGTRFIATREANADPAYKAALIDHAAHDIVYSNLFTGVHGNYLGPSIVAAGLDPANLPQSDKSKMNFGSGGNTKAKAWRDIWGSGQGIGQIADAPPVAELVERLRCEFADASSDFLSRARA; translated from the coding sequence ATGCCGTTGCCCGCTTCGCTTGCCAATTCGCTCGAACTGCCGGTGGTCGGCTCCCCCTTGTTCATCGTCTCCGGGCCCGAGCTCGTCATCGCCCAGTGCAAGGCCGGCATCGTCGGCTCGTTTCCGGCGCTGAACGCGCGACCGGTCGAAAAGCTCGACGAATGGCTGAGCCGAATCGAGAACGAGCTGGGCGAGTACAAGGCGCTGCATCCGGAGAAGAAGGTCGCGCCCTACGCGGTCAACCAGATCTGCCATTCGTCCAACGACCGGCTGATGAAGGACATGGAGGCCTGCGTGAAGCACCAGGTCCCGATCATCATCACCTCGCTGCGCCCGCCGATCGAAATCGTCGAGGCCGCGCATTCCTATGGCGGCGTCGTGTTCCACGACGTGATCAACGTCAAGCATGCGCGGAAGGCGGCCGAGCACGGCGTCGACGGCCTGATCCTGGTCTGCGCCGGCGCCGGCGGCCATGCCGGCACGCTGTCGCCGTTCGCGCTGCTGCGCGAAGTGAAGCAGTGGTTCAAGGGCACCGTGCTGCTGTCGGGTGCGATCTCGGATGGCTGGGGTATCGCGTCCGCGCTCGCGCTTGGCGCCGACATGGCCTACATGGGCACGCGCTTCATCGCGACGCGGGAGGCCAATGCCGATCCGGCCTACAAGGCCGCGCTGATCGACCACGCCGCCCATGACATCGTCTATTCCAACCTGTTCACCGGCGTGCACGGCAATTATCTCGGCCCGTCGATCGTGGCCGCGGGGCTCGATCCCGCCAATCTGCCGCAAAGCGACAAGTCGAAGATGAATTTCGGCTCCGGCGGCAACACCAAGGCCAAGGCGTGGCGCGACATCTGGGGCTCCGGCCAGGGCATCGGCCAGATTGCGGATGCGCCGCCGGTCGCCGAACTGGTGGAGCGCCTCAGGTGCGAATTCGCCGACGCAAGCAGTGACTTTCTCAGCCGAGCGCGCGCCTAA
- a CDS encoding LysR family transcriptional regulator, whose product MDWDLCKTFVAVAETGSFAAAARRLRSSHPTVGRKIAELEGQLGIPLFARSNEGLSLTSHGQKFREHVDAMAAAALRAEAAVSATGAQARGVVKLSIGATLASHWLMPRLGPFLRQHDHIQLEIITHPYPASVRRREADVVLRPVDSGEENLIGRKIGRLGTGFYASRDYAARRRLPERRDEWKGHSVIGFADRLSNERLARWSDAITRQGSMVMRCSSQGDMLAAARAGLGISTLSCFVATAYPELVRVAPQKLVSVADLWLLAHPDLVDLPAVRAVIDFVTVSAREDRVRLRG is encoded by the coding sequence ATGGACTGGGACCTGTGCAAGACCTTCGTCGCGGTGGCCGAGACCGGCAGCTTCGCGGCGGCCGCGCGCCGCTTGCGCTCCAGTCATCCGACGGTTGGGCGCAAGATCGCCGAACTCGAAGGTCAGCTCGGCATTCCCCTGTTCGCCCGGTCCAACGAAGGTCTGTCGCTGACTTCGCACGGGCAGAAATTTCGCGAGCATGTCGATGCGATGGCCGCGGCGGCGTTGCGCGCCGAAGCCGCGGTATCGGCGACCGGTGCGCAGGCGCGCGGCGTGGTCAAGCTGTCGATCGGCGCCACGCTCGCCTCACACTGGCTGATGCCGCGGCTCGGGCCGTTCCTGCGCCAGCACGACCATATTCAGCTCGAGATTATCACCCATCCGTATCCGGCGAGCGTCCGCCGCCGCGAGGCCGACGTCGTGCTGCGCCCCGTCGACAGCGGCGAGGAGAATTTGATCGGCCGCAAGATCGGCCGGCTCGGCACCGGCTTTTACGCCTCGCGCGATTATGCCGCACGGCGGCGCCTGCCTGAGCGGCGCGACGAATGGAAGGGCCACAGCGTCATCGGCTTCGCCGACCGGTTGTCGAACGAGCGGCTGGCGCGCTGGAGCGACGCGATCACGCGGCAGGGTTCAATGGTGATGCGCTGCTCCTCGCAAGGCGACATGCTCGCCGCCGCACGCGCCGGTCTTGGAATTTCGACGCTGTCCTGTTTCGTCGCCACCGCCTATCCGGAACTCGTCCGCGTCGCCCCGCAAAAACTCGTCAGCGTGGCCGATCTCTGGCTGCTCGCCCATCCCGATCTCGTCGACCTGCCCGCCGTGCGCGCCGTGATCGATTTCGTCACGGTTTCCGCGCGGGAGGATCGGGTGAGGTTGCGGGGATGA
- a CDS encoding DNA-3-methyladenine glycosylase family protein, whose translation MTIHLNSQSDLEDAVHVLVKQDPRLKPIFDLTGMPALRQRAPGFAGLAAIVCGQQLSIASAGAIWARLTAAFDPFDHEVIRKTRADRLGRLGLSAAKIKTLKNIARELAAERLNLEVLAEEDADAAHHTLTALPGIGPWTADIYLLFCLGHGDAWPAGDLAVQEAVKIGLGLKTRPTAKQMAPLAEPWRPLRGAAAHLWWSYYRVLKKREGVLPDKLIPATSPDPPARKP comes from the coding sequence ATGACCATCCACCTCAACAGCCAGTCCGATCTCGAAGACGCCGTCCATGTGTTGGTCAAACAAGACCCAAGGCTCAAGCCGATTTTTGATCTCACAGGCATGCCGGCGCTGCGGCAGCGCGCGCCAGGGTTCGCGGGGTTAGCTGCAATCGTCTGCGGCCAGCAATTGTCTATCGCCAGCGCCGGAGCGATCTGGGCGCGGCTGACGGCGGCGTTTGATCCGTTCGATCACGAGGTGATCCGCAAGACCCGCGCCGACCGCCTCGGCCGGCTCGGGCTTTCGGCCGCCAAGATCAAGACGCTGAAGAACATCGCGCGCGAACTGGCTGCCGAGCGGCTCAATCTCGAAGTGCTGGCGGAAGAGGATGCGGATGCCGCCCACCACACGCTGACCGCCCTGCCCGGCATCGGCCCGTGGACGGCCGACATCTATCTGTTGTTCTGCCTTGGCCACGGCGACGCCTGGCCGGCCGGCGATCTCGCGGTGCAGGAGGCGGTCAAAATCGGACTCGGCCTGAAAACGCGTCCGACCGCCAAGCAGATGGCGCCGCTGGCCGAACCGTGGCGTCCCCTGCGCGGCGCGGCGGCGCATCTGTGGTGGAGCTATTATCGCGTGCTGAAGAAACGGGAAGGCGTGCTTCCCGACAAACTCATCCCCGCAACCTCACCCGATCCTCCCGCGCGGAAACCGTGA
- the gluQRS gene encoding tRNA glutamyl-Q(34) synthetase GluQRS produces the protein MPPPVFRFAPSPNGYLHLGHAYSALLNFDLARERGGRFLLRIEDIDATRCRPEFEAAIYEDLAWLGISWETPVRRQSEHFARYREAVEKLAGLGLIYPSFESRAEIGRLIAQREAGAPWPRDPDGAPLYPGVAKSLPPDRRQELIAQGAPYALRLDMQAALACTKELAWQEEGAGPGGETGVVAARPEAWGDVILARKETPTSYHLSVVIDDALQGVTDVVRGRDLFWSTSVHLLLQQLLGIPQPVYRHHRLIEDASGLKLSKSTQATALRELRGQGVTPAGIRSLVGLSNDSCSTTAGC, from the coding sequence ATGCCGCCACCCGTTTTCCGATTTGCCCCCAGCCCGAACGGCTACCTCCATCTCGGCCACGCCTATTCGGCGCTCCTGAATTTTGACCTCGCGCGCGAGCGCGGTGGGCGGTTTCTGCTGCGGATCGAGGATATCGATGCGACGCGTTGCCGGCCGGAATTCGAGGCGGCGATCTATGAAGACCTCGCCTGGCTCGGGATTTCCTGGGAAACGCCGGTGCGGCGGCAATCGGAACATTTTGCGCGCTATCGCGAAGCGGTTGAAAAATTGGCAGGCTTAGGCCTGATCTATCCGAGCTTCGAGAGCCGCGCGGAAATCGGCCGTCTGATCGCGCAACGCGAGGCCGGGGCGCCCTGGCCGCGCGATCCCGACGGCGCGCCGCTCTATCCGGGCGTCGCGAAATCGCTGCCGCCGGACCGGCGCCAAGAGTTGATCGCGCAAGGCGCGCCTTACGCGCTGCGGCTCGACATGCAGGCGGCGCTCGCGTGCACGAAGGAACTGGCCTGGCAGGAGGAGGGTGCAGGGCCCGGTGGCGAGACCGGCGTCGTCGCCGCGCGCCCTGAAGCGTGGGGCGACGTCATCCTGGCGCGCAAGGAGACGCCGACCAGCTATCATCTCTCGGTCGTGATCGACGACGCCCTGCAGGGCGTGACCGACGTGGTAAGGGGCAGGGACCTGTTCTGGTCGACGAGCGTCCACCTGCTGTTGCAACAGTTGCTCGGTATCCCGCAACCGGTGTATCGGCATCACCGCCTCATCGAGGATGCGTCGGGACTCAAGCTGTCGAAATCGACGCAAGCCACGGCCTTGCGCGAATTGCGAGGGCAAGGTGTCACCCCTGCGGGTATTCGCAGTCTCGTCGGCTTGTCCAACGATTCCTGTAGTACTACTGCCGGTTGTTGA
- a CDS encoding ATP-binding protein: MAAKRRSPGTTGTVKKRRAKKRVSGAAVKKRGTRKSAIAAPGMVETALAAFAHEVRTPLTGILAISNLLATSDLDERERRWVDTIKAGAEHLASLATLFVDAARSGGPGLEVRQDFFDLQTLARNAGDSLTGRAAAKGLQSSVDISEKLPGFAIGDPVRLRAALENLIDNAVKFTEQGSVGLQVTPVRGPKGKVAVSFAISDSGIGLALSEIKRLFRPFSQANASIASRFGGAGLGLSSVKQLARAMGGDITVTQRRGGGTTFTLNVVMSPAKDVVTAAPGADGEVSISSPRPLRLLSVEDNPFGRVVLNTILTELGHQTDFIGQGEAAPERLAQGAFDAVLMDMVLPGIDGVEAIRRIRALEPPLGRIPIIGISGRSEDEAASRAAGAEIFLVKPVSPRALATALHAATSPSAVATS, encoded by the coding sequence ATGGCGGCAAAGCGGCGCTCACCAGGCACCACGGGAACAGTCAAGAAGCGGCGAGCGAAAAAGCGCGTATCCGGCGCCGCGGTCAAAAAACGCGGCACGCGCAAGTCCGCCATCGCTGCGCCCGGCATGGTCGAGACCGCACTGGCGGCCTTTGCTCACGAGGTCCGCACGCCGCTGACCGGCATTCTCGCGATCAGCAATCTGCTCGCGACCTCGGACCTCGACGAACGCGAACGGCGCTGGGTCGACACCATCAAGGCGGGCGCGGAACATCTGGCGAGCCTTGCGACCCTGTTCGTCGACGCCGCGCGCAGCGGCGGTCCGGGCCTCGAGGTGCGGCAGGACTTCTTCGACCTGCAGACGCTTGCCCGCAATGCCGGCGATTCGCTGACCGGGCGCGCCGCGGCCAAGGGCCTGCAGTCGTCGGTCGATATTTCCGAAAAGCTTCCAGGGTTTGCGATCGGCGATCCCGTCCGCCTGCGCGCCGCACTGGAGAACCTGATCGACAATGCGGTAAAATTCACTGAACAGGGCAGCGTTGGGCTGCAGGTCACGCCTGTGCGGGGTCCGAAGGGCAAGGTCGCTGTTTCATTCGCGATCTCCGACAGCGGGATCGGCCTTGCGCTGAGCGAAATCAAGCGCCTGTTCCGGCCGTTCTCGCAGGCCAATGCCTCCATTGCATCGCGCTTCGGCGGCGCCGGGCTCGGGTTGTCGTCGGTCAAGCAACTGGCGCGTGCCATGGGCGGCGACATCACCGTGACGCAACGCCGCGGCGGCGGCACCACCTTTACCCTCAACGTCGTAATGTCGCCCGCAAAGGACGTCGTGACGGCGGCGCCCGGTGCCGATGGCGAGGTATCGATCAGTTCGCCTCGGCCATTGCGCCTGCTCAGCGTCGAGGACAATCCGTTCGGCCGTGTCGTGCTCAACACGATCCTGACCGAACTCGGTCATCAGACCGACTTCATCGGCCAGGGCGAGGCGGCGCCCGAGCGGCTCGCGCAAGGCGCATTCGATGCGGTGTTGATGGACATGGTCCTGCCGGGAATCGACGGGGTCGAGGCGATCAGACGCATTCGCGCGCTGGAGCCGCCGCTCGGGCGCATTCCGATCATCGGCATATCAGGCCGCAGCGAGGACGAGGCGGCGTCGCGCGCCGCCGGCGCCGAGATCTTTCTGGTCAAGCCTGTGAGCCCGCGCGCCCTGGCGACTGCGCTGCATGCAGCGACATCCCCTTCGGCAGTTGCGACTTCATGA
- a CDS encoding YihY/virulence factor BrkB family protein: MKLIRYVYLVVMEAFYTFLADDGWAIASHIALSTLMALFPFLIVLTSLAGFFGSKELADGAVGLLLQTWPQQVADALSGEIHDVLTTTRGDILTVGAVLAVYFASNGVEALRVALNRAYSVVEPRAWYWLRLESIGYTLVAAVTSLLMAFLIVLGPLILETARRHIPFFVESNESLLTFARYGITITAMTVALFVLHAWLPCGRRSFLQILPGIVFTMVGSLISGVVFGQYLARFASNYVTMYAGLASVIIALVFLYFISAIFVFGGELNAAIMKSQLPKGMSLHAAQSPGRAGSQA, translated from the coding sequence GTGAAGCTCATTCGCTACGTCTACCTCGTCGTCATGGAGGCGTTTTATACGTTCCTCGCCGATGACGGCTGGGCGATCGCGAGCCACATCGCGCTGTCGACGTTGATGGCGCTATTTCCGTTCCTGATCGTGCTGACGTCGCTGGCTGGCTTTTTCGGCTCCAAGGAACTGGCCGATGGGGCCGTCGGACTGTTGCTGCAAACCTGGCCGCAACAGGTCGCCGACGCGCTGTCAGGCGAAATCCACGACGTGCTGACGACGACGCGCGGCGACATCCTGACCGTCGGTGCGGTGCTGGCGGTCTATTTCGCCTCCAACGGCGTCGAGGCGCTGCGGGTCGCGCTGAACCGCGCCTATTCGGTGGTCGAGCCGCGGGCGTGGTACTGGCTGCGGCTGGAATCGATCGGCTATACGCTGGTCGCCGCCGTCACGTCGCTGTTGATGGCGTTCCTGATCGTGCTCGGTCCGCTGATCCTGGAGACGGCGCGCCGCCACATTCCGTTCTTCGTCGAGTCCAACGAAAGCCTTCTCACCTTCGCCCGCTATGGCATCACGATCACGGCGATGACAGTGGCGCTGTTTGTGCTGCATGCCTGGCTGCCCTGCGGCCGGCGGAGTTTTCTGCAGATCCTTCCGGGCATCGTCTTTACGATGGTGGGATCGCTGATCTCGGGCGTCGTGTTCGGCCAGTATCTGGCGCGCTTCGCCAGCAATTACGTGACGATGTATGCGGGGCTTGCCTCGGTCATCATCGCGCTGGTGTTTCTGTATTTCATTTCGGCGATTTTCGTCTTCGGCGGCGAACTGAACGCAGCCATCATGAAGTCGCAACTGCCGAAGGGGATGTCGCTGCATGCAGCGCAGTCGCCAGGGCGCGCGGGCTCACAGGCTTGA
- a CDS encoding twin transmembrane helix small protein: protein MISFLSSIVLPIALAAVAIVLLLGLVNMMRGGSPNRSQSLMRLRVLLQFIAIVITMVVVWALGR from the coding sequence ATGATATCCTTTCTGAGTTCGATCGTCCTCCCCATCGCGCTTGCGGCCGTGGCTATCGTGCTGTTGCTCGGCCTCGTCAACATGATGCGGGGCGGCTCGCCGAACCGCTCGCAGAGCCTGATGCGGCTTCGGGTGCTGCTGCAGTTCATCGCCATCGTCATCACCATGGTCGTGGTGTGGGCGTTGGGTAGATAA
- a CDS encoding cob(I)yrinic acid a,c-diamide adenosyltransferase: MVVLNRIYTKTGDDGTTALGSGERRPKYDLRISAYGTVDETNAAIGVVRLHLGDARELDAMLGRIQNDLFDLGADLAVPQRDGKAERLRMLSSQVERLERDIDALNDHLAPLTSFVLPGGTPAAAYLHLARTICRRAERVMVELAAGPEEPVSAAAIQYMNRLSDFLFVASRAMNDNGAGDVLWVPGQNR; encoded by the coding sequence ATGGTCGTGCTCAACCGCATCTATACGAAGACCGGCGACGACGGCACCACGGCGCTCGGCAGCGGCGAACGCCGCCCGAAATACGATCTGCGCATTAGCGCCTACGGCACCGTAGATGAGACCAATGCCGCTATCGGCGTGGTGAGGCTGCATCTCGGCGATGCCCGCGAACTCGATGCAATGCTCGGCCGGATCCAGAACGATTTGTTCGATCTCGGCGCCGACCTTGCGGTGCCCCAGCGCGACGGCAAGGCCGAGCGGCTCCGGATGCTGTCGAGCCAGGTCGAGCGGCTCGAGCGCGACATCGATGCGCTGAACGATCATCTCGCGCCGCTGACCTCGTTCGTGTTGCCCGGCGGTACCCCCGCTGCCGCATACCTGCACCTCGCCCGTACCATATGCCGCAGGGCGGAACGGGTCATGGTGGAACTCGCCGCGGGGCCCGAGGAGCCGGTGAGCGCGGCTGCCATTCAGTATATGAACCGCCTGTCCGATTTCCTGTTCGTGGCCAGCCGCGCCATGAACGATAATGGGGCCGGAGACGTGTTGTGGGTGCCGGGTCAGAACCGTTAA